From the Thermococcus guaymasensis DSM 11113 genome, one window contains:
- a CDS encoding DUF434 domain-containing protein, with translation MLVEAYRDLKYLLNRGYRKSVALNFVANHYRLGKGERHLLARCVFPDSWIEEVKRKLLSPEDVRDRTLGVDGFNVLITLESLLDGKAILCEDGLVRDLKYQGKYRLYQGTAENLRLIISALSELSPERVAFFYGKNNPGSGVVRALTDELLPKFGVPGEARLVKSPDYELKAFEAVATADVGVIEKVECVFDLARFAGDRIGLKPISLHDLLVSRSLTSSPP, from the coding sequence ATGCTCGTCGAGGCCTACCGCGACCTTAAATACCTCCTGAACAGGGGCTACCGAAAGAGCGTCGCCCTGAACTTCGTGGCGAACCACTACAGGCTGGGGAAAGGGGAGAGGCACCTTCTTGCGAGGTGCGTGTTTCCTGATTCGTGGATTGAGGAAGTTAAGCGGAAGCTCCTTTCTCCAGAAGACGTGAGAGACAGAACCCTAGGAGTAGACGGCTTCAACGTCCTCATAACCCTAGAGTCCCTCCTCGATGGAAAGGCCATCCTCTGCGAGGACGGGCTCGTTAGGGACTTGAAGTACCAGGGAAAGTACCGGCTCTACCAGGGGACTGCTGAGAACCTGAGGCTCATTATCTCGGCCCTTTCTGAGCTTTCTCCTGAAAGGGTGGCCTTTTTCTATGGCAAGAACAACCCTGGAAGCGGTGTCGTCAGGGCGCTGACTGATGAACTCCTTCCGAAGTTTGGCGTTCCAGGGGAGGCACGGCTCGTTAAGAGCCCGGATTATGAGTTGAAGGCATTTGAGGCCGTTGCGACTGCGGACGTTGGAGTCATTGAAAAAGTTGAGTGCGTCTTTGACCTGGCGAGGTTTGCAGGTGATAGAATTGGGCTGAAACCCATCTCCCTTCACGACCTGTTGGTTTCACGTTCACTGACCTCCTCTCCGCCCTGA
- a CDS encoding HD domain-containing protein yields the protein MYTEEELLREIRELLDDDRLFEAYERAFREYHYYFDTTNYIVLNVYQFNDHGPIHVLLTTRRALELLSIIKKFGIQTTAEKLGKPLWWSKFIVAFGALFHDIGNMIHRINHYEFSVFLAEPIIEKLVNEFEKRDPLLLKALTLNAIYTHDEHVPCTTIEGSLITIADGCDMEAGRSRLVHKKDKVDIHAVSAMAIDRVEIREGDDNQPILIEIWMKHPAGIFQVDEILTKKVKSSLLSGKVRLRIYTGKDGEVLEKVI from the coding sequence ATGTACACGGAAGAAGAACTCCTGAGAGAGATACGGGAACTCCTTGATGATGACAGGCTCTTCGAGGCCTACGAAAGGGCCTTCCGGGAATATCACTACTACTTCGACACCACCAACTACATAGTCCTCAATGTCTACCAGTTCAACGACCACGGCCCGATTCACGTTCTTTTAACGACGAGGCGCGCCCTTGAGCTCCTCAGTATAATCAAGAAGTTCGGAATCCAGACAACGGCCGAGAAGCTCGGCAAGCCCCTGTGGTGGAGCAAGTTCATAGTTGCCTTTGGTGCACTCTTCCACGACATCGGCAACATGATACACCGGATTAACCACTACGAGTTCAGCGTTTTCCTGGCCGAACCCATAATTGAGAAGCTCGTCAACGAGTTTGAGAAGCGCGACCCGTTGCTCTTGAAGGCTCTTACACTGAACGCCATTTACACCCATGATGAGCACGTGCCGTGCACCACCATAGAGGGCTCCCTCATCACGATAGCTGACGGTTGCGACATGGAGGCCGGCAGGAGCAGACTCGTCCACAAGAAGGACAAGGTGGACATCCACGCAGTCTCGGCAATGGCCATAGACAGGGTTGAAATCCGCGAGGGCGATGATAACCAGCCGATACTCATCGAGATATGGATGAAGCACCCGGCTGGAATATTCCAGGTGGACGAAATCCTGACCAAGAAGGTCAAGAGCTCCCTGCTCAGCGGAAAAGTCCGGCTGAGGATCTACACCGGCAAGGACGGCGAAGTCCTCGAAAAGGTTATTTGA
- a CDS encoding PIN domain-containing protein codes for MKKREWLVVPDTNFLLVPGQFGVDIVSELNRILDVKFKVVVPNVVLQELDVIERKTRGKDLLAVRMAKKLVERFEKVEIGRFGERPIDDQIYDFAVKNERVIVCTNDKGLKKRLREKGIPVVYLRSKKILELEGMLE; via the coding sequence ATGAAAAAGAGGGAATGGCTCGTTGTTCCAGACACAAACTTCCTCCTCGTCCCCGGCCAGTTTGGGGTTGACATAGTTTCCGAGCTCAACAGAATCCTCGACGTGAAGTTCAAGGTGGTCGTTCCAAACGTCGTCCTTCAGGAGCTCGACGTTATAGAGCGCAAGACCCGTGGAAAAGACCTGCTCGCCGTGAGGATGGCCAAGAAGCTGGTGGAGCGCTTTGAGAAGGTTGAAATCGGCAGGTTCGGCGAGAGGCCGATAGACGACCAGATTTACGACTTCGCGGTCAAAAACGAGCGCGTTATTGTCTGCACCAACGACAAGGGGCTGAAAAAGAGGCTCCGCGAGAAGGGAATCCCCGTCGTCTACCTCCGCTCGAAGAAGATTCTCGAGCTTGAGGGCATGCTGGAGTGA
- the eif2g gene encoding translation initiation factor IF-2 subunit gamma: MAKKFRQAEVNIGMVGHVDHGKTTLTKALTGIWTDTHSEELRRGITIKIGFADAEIRKCPKCGKYSTSPICPYCGAETEFERRVSFIDAPGHEALMTTMLAGASLMDGAVLVIAANEGVMPQTREHLMALQIVGNRNIVIALNKIELVDRETVMKRYREIKEFVSGTVAENAPIIPISALHGANVDVLLAAIEKFIPTPKRDPDKPPKMLVLRSFDVNKPGTPPEKLIGGVIGGSIVQGKLKVGDEIEIRPGVPYEEHGRIKYEPITTEIVSLQAGGRFVEEAYPGGLVGVGTKLDPYLTKGDLMAGNVVGKPGQLPPVWEELRLEVHLLERVVGTAEELKVEPIKRREVLLLNVGTARTMGLVTGLGKDEVELKLQIPVCAEVGDRVAISRQVGSRWRLIGYGFIKE, from the coding sequence ATGGCAAAGAAGTTTAGGCAGGCTGAGGTTAACATCGGTATGGTAGGTCACGTTGACCACGGAAAGACGACGCTCACCAAGGCTCTAACTGGAATCTGGACCGACACCCACAGCGAGGAGCTCAGGAGAGGAATCACGATAAAGATAGGCTTCGCCGACGCGGAGATAAGGAAGTGCCCGAAGTGCGGCAAGTATTCAACTTCTCCGATATGTCCCTATTGTGGCGCCGAAACCGAGTTTGAGAGGCGCGTTTCCTTCATAGATGCCCCTGGCCACGAGGCGTTGATGACAACCATGCTCGCTGGAGCCTCGCTCATGGATGGTGCGGTTCTCGTCATTGCGGCCAACGAGGGTGTCATGCCCCAGACCAGGGAGCACCTCATGGCTTTGCAGATAGTCGGTAACAGGAACATTGTCATAGCCCTCAACAAGATTGAGCTCGTGGACAGGGAGACCGTCATGAAACGCTACCGGGAGATTAAGGAGTTTGTCTCTGGAACCGTCGCCGAGAACGCCCCGATAATCCCGATTTCTGCCTTACACGGGGCGAACGTTGACGTTCTCCTAGCGGCGATAGAGAAGTTCATACCCACTCCAAAGCGCGACCCGGACAAACCACCCAAGATGCTCGTCCTGAGGAGCTTCGACGTCAACAAGCCCGGAACTCCGCCTGAGAAGCTCATCGGCGGTGTCATCGGCGGTTCGATAGTCCAGGGCAAGCTGAAAGTTGGAGACGAGATAGAGATAAGGCCAGGCGTTCCCTACGAGGAGCACGGCAGGATAAAGTACGAGCCGATAACCACCGAGATAGTCTCCCTCCAGGCCGGCGGACGCTTTGTTGAAGAGGCCTATCCCGGTGGTTTGGTAGGCGTTGGGACAAAGCTCGACCCCTACCTCACAAAGGGCGATCTCATGGCCGGAAACGTCGTAGGAAAGCCGGGCCAGCTCCCGCCCGTGTGGGAAGAGCTCAGGCTTGAAGTCCACCTGCTCGAGCGCGTCGTTGGAACTGCGGAGGAGCTCAAGGTCGAGCCCATCAAGAGAAGAGAGGTTCTCCTCCTAAACGTCGGAACCGCCAGGACGATGGGCCTCGTCACTGGCCTCGGCAAGGACGAGGTAGAGCTGAAGCTCCAGATCCCGGTCTGTGCCGAGGTCGGCGATAGGGTCGCCATCAGCAGGCAGGTCGGGAGCAGGTGGCGCCTCATCGGATACGGTTTCATTAAAGAGTGA
- a CDS encoding DUF4139 domain-containing protein, which yields MKNAFKVLAGAALIIVLMVALQGTKEIRASTSDTTVALYDSAQIGVISEVLNLSLEKGVNRVPLEDLSGLNVEEITVIPLDPNVQFLGLYSSESSENVYDSNIGSDVEIKTSSGDVIRGKFLGLKDGKLVIQGEDGLYAINPSELIYFKASRIEKKGGVYATFSAPETGNYPVEVTYRVSGMSWESRYKLYLGEDTAKLLGYVIVKNPTSKEYKDAKVVLVSGDVQFYSEYSPRYLYAVAETEKAGEERPAEPVKVEAFHVYPFGPMDIKPASTMMVPYISMEVGVEREYLYESWSYGRSGHVYESISFKSDQVLPKGIVEIYRETENGNLLIGESHIEHTPKGDTVRIGIGKDYDLKGTTSVLSYEHGDGWAKYRVKVTIENFGDETKQVIVRHYKYGGKLLSSDTSPTEETAQYIEFLLTVPAHDSKSVTFEYEVNW from the coding sequence ATGAAAAACGCGTTTAAGGTTCTTGCCGGAGCGGCCCTCATCATAGTCCTCATGGTGGCCCTCCAGGGAACCAAAGAAATTAGGGCATCTACCAGCGACACGACGGTTGCCCTCTATGACTCGGCCCAGATCGGAGTCATCAGCGAGGTTCTCAACCTGAGCCTTGAGAAGGGCGTTAATCGAGTCCCTCTGGAGGATCTTTCAGGCCTGAACGTTGAGGAGATAACAGTTATACCCCTCGACCCCAACGTCCAGTTTCTCGGCCTCTACAGCTCCGAGTCGAGCGAGAACGTGTACGACTCAAACATCGGGAGCGACGTTGAGATAAAGACCTCAAGCGGAGACGTTATCCGGGGCAAGTTCCTCGGCCTGAAGGACGGCAAGCTCGTGATTCAAGGTGAGGATGGACTGTACGCGATAAACCCGAGTGAGTTGATCTACTTCAAGGCCTCTAGGATTGAGAAGAAGGGCGGCGTCTATGCAACGTTCTCAGCACCTGAGACTGGAAATTACCCGGTAGAAGTGACCTACCGAGTCTCTGGGATGAGCTGGGAAAGCAGGTACAAGCTCTACCTCGGGGAAGATACGGCCAAACTGCTTGGCTACGTCATCGTGAAGAACCCAACGTCCAAGGAGTACAAGGACGCGAAAGTCGTTCTAGTCTCTGGCGACGTGCAGTTTTACTCCGAATATTCACCCAGATATCTCTACGCGGTTGCAGAAACGGAGAAGGCCGGGGAAGAACGTCCTGCGGAGCCGGTTAAGGTTGAAGCCTTCCACGTTTATCCCTTCGGCCCGATGGACATAAAGCCAGCCAGCACAATGATGGTGCCGTACATCTCGATGGAAGTTGGAGTTGAAAGGGAGTACCTCTACGAGAGCTGGAGCTACGGCAGATCCGGCCACGTCTACGAGTCCATTTCGTTCAAGAGCGATCAGGTTCTTCCCAAGGGCATCGTTGAGATCTACCGCGAAACCGAGAACGGCAACCTCCTGATAGGGGAGAGTCACATTGAGCATACCCCAAAGGGCGACACCGTGAGGATAGGAATAGGCAAGGACTACGACCTGAAGGGCACCACGAGCGTCCTCAGCTACGAACACGGTGACGGATGGGCAAAGTACAGGGTCAAGGTGACGATAGAGAACTTTGGGGACGAGACAAAGCAGGTGATAGTAAGGCACTACAAGTACGGCGGAAAGCTCCTAAGCTCAGACACCAGTCCAACCGAGGAAACGGCCCAGTACATCGAGTTTCTACTCACCGTCCCCGCCCATGACTCCAAGAGTGTAACCTTCGAGTACGAGGTCAACTGGTGA
- a CDS encoding acetate--CoA ligase family protein: MDRIAKAREIIEKAKAENRPLVEPEAKEILKLYGVPVPEFKVATNEEEAVQFAREIGYPVVMKIVSPQIIHKSDAGGVKVNIKSDEEARQAFRTIMENARNYKPDADLWGVIVYRMLPLGKEVIVGMIRDPQFGPAIMFGLGGIFVEILKDVSFRVAPITKDEALDMIREIKAYPILAGARGEKPVNIEALAEIITKVGELALELPEIKELDINPIFAYEDGAVAVDARMLL, translated from the coding sequence ATGGACAGGATTGCTAAGGCCAGGGAAATAATCGAGAAGGCCAAGGCCGAGAACAGGCCGCTCGTTGAGCCGGAGGCGAAGGAGATACTCAAGCTCTACGGCGTCCCCGTTCCCGAGTTTAAGGTCGCCACCAACGAGGAGGAGGCCGTTCAGTTCGCCAGGGAGATCGGCTACCCGGTCGTCATGAAGATCGTCTCTCCGCAGATCATCCACAAGAGCGACGCCGGCGGCGTTAAGGTCAACATCAAGAGCGACGAGGAGGCCAGGCAGGCCTTCAGGACCATCATGGAGAACGCCAGGAACTACAAGCCGGACGCCGACCTCTGGGGCGTCATCGTTTACAGGATGCTCCCGCTCGGCAAGGAGGTCATCGTTGGTATGATCCGCGACCCGCAGTTCGGTCCAGCGATAATGTTCGGTCTCGGTGGAATCTTCGTCGAGATCCTCAAGGACGTCAGCTTCCGCGTCGCCCCGATAACCAAGGACGAGGCCCTCGACATGATCAGGGAGATCAAGGCCTACCCGATTTTGGCCGGAGCCCGCGGTGAAAAGCCGGTCAACATCGAGGCCCTCGCCGAGATAATCACCAAGGTCGGCGAGCTCGCCCTTGAGCTCCCGGAGATCAAGGAGCTCGACATCAACCCGATCTTCGCCTACGAAGACGGCGCTGTCGCCGTCGACGCGAGGATGCTTCTCTGA
- a CDS encoding transcriptional regulator codes for MVVILMTIIQRRELDRILGIRWLLLYGRRKTGKTFYVRERGHYSRYFVVTRGRSLVDIESGEELTISEFTRLLPYMVQSGRIVVDEFHRLDEPFFSLLQGLSGRGELTLITSTRHYFRRFIGENSPLLGLFHLLEVGLVDPRDAVAYVAGLGIKGKTLMELACLVQEPWLAQTVETMKEKTFEVLGVVLRDYVPSLTGEIFTEEDKELSQRYFAILEAVAGGKRTSGEIASELFSRGLIEKNYPGAVSQYLETLVGMGLLEKVLLYGKRRKTYHYRHVSPVIDFAFYLNSKYGFFETGLPEKSISQHLQEKMPLYMETFFERFLARLYGLQPVKIALPELEVDIALRRHKRLALVGEVRWKTKLTKKELRSVEDKLSSLDAERRFLVVPDRFLLPREPEDIDVLDWRNFVELSKT; via the coding sequence ATGGTGGTTATACTAATGACCATTATACAAAGACGGGAGCTGGATCGCATCCTTGGGATTAGATGGCTCCTGCTCTACGGCAGAAGGAAAACCGGAAAAACCTTCTACGTCAGGGAAAGAGGACACTACTCCAGGTACTTCGTTGTAACCCGGGGAAGGAGCCTTGTTGACATAGAGAGCGGTGAAGAGCTGACGATAAGCGAATTTACACGTCTCCTGCCGTATATGGTACAAAGCGGCCGCATTGTTGTTGATGAATTCCATCGGCTGGACGAGCCGTTCTTTTCCCTGCTCCAGGGACTCTCAGGTAGGGGAGAGCTCACACTCATAACATCGACAAGACACTACTTCAGACGCTTCATCGGCGAGAACAGTCCGCTCCTCGGCTTATTCCATCTCCTAGAGGTGGGACTCGTTGACCCGCGGGATGCAGTGGCATATGTTGCCGGTCTCGGGATAAAGGGAAAAACCCTAATGGAGCTGGCGTGCCTCGTTCAGGAGCCGTGGCTGGCGCAGACCGTGGAAACCATGAAGGAGAAAACCTTTGAAGTGCTGGGAGTGGTTCTGAGGGACTATGTACCGAGCCTGACGGGCGAGATATTCACGGAGGAAGACAAGGAGCTAAGCCAGCGCTATTTTGCCATCCTTGAGGCTGTGGCAGGCGGTAAAAGAACCTCGGGGGAGATAGCCTCGGAGCTGTTTTCAAGGGGACTCATCGAAAAGAACTACCCAGGGGCGGTGAGTCAGTACCTAGAAACCCTCGTTGGCATGGGGCTCCTCGAAAAAGTACTTCTCTACGGAAAGCGGAGGAAGACTTATCACTACAGACACGTCTCGCCAGTCATTGACTTTGCTTTCTACCTCAACTCCAAATACGGCTTCTTCGAAACGGGACTGCCTGAAAAGAGCATTTCCCAGCATCTCCAGGAGAAGATGCCGCTCTACATGGAAACCTTCTTTGAAAGATTCCTCGCCAGACTGTATGGTCTCCAGCCTGTGAAAATAGCCCTTCCCGAGCTTGAAGTTGACATAGCCCTGAGAAGACACAAACGCCTGGCCCTTGTCGGGGAAGTGAGGTGGAAAACCAAACTAACGAAAAAGGAGCTTAGGTCCGTGGAGGACAAGCTGAGTAGCCTTGACGCGGAGAGGAGGTTCCTGGTAGTGCCCGACAGATTCCTCCTCCCCCGCGAACCAGAAGACATCGATGTCTTAGACTGGAGGAACTTTGTGGAACTCTCCAAAACCTGA
- the cas6 gene encoding CRISPR-associated endoribonuclease Cas6 gives MRFAIRLRPENEPFRIPFNHQHMLQGLIYRRIQRVNPDLSLRLHSPKIPKLFTFSLFMAEKRKIAEDGSGLLGYKRGYFYFSTAVPEIAEAFVTGLLQGPEVELWGERFVVEEVKALAEPERLSGRKFVTLSPIAVTTKRVQLGKPRSYDLGPDEPEFYELIRENLREKYLAIYAERPPEEFEMKVLNAKPKRFEVKPGIFQVAWHLVFRAKGDEGLLRAGYMAGFGEKNSIGFGMVKVDGRKERVKRRWKGGEGNREGKTT, from the coding sequence ATGAGGTTTGCAATAAGACTCCGCCCGGAGAATGAACCGTTTCGAATACCCTTCAATCACCAGCACATGCTGCAAGGACTGATTTACCGCAGGATTCAACGAGTGAATCCCGATCTGAGCCTCCGTCTTCACTCGCCGAAGATACCGAAGCTCTTCACGTTTTCACTGTTCATGGCAGAGAAGCGAAAAATCGCAGAGGATGGGAGTGGATTGCTCGGCTACAAGCGCGGATACTTCTACTTCTCAACCGCCGTTCCGGAGATAGCCGAGGCGTTCGTCACCGGCCTGCTCCAGGGGCCGGAGGTCGAGCTGTGGGGAGAAAGGTTCGTGGTCGAGGAGGTCAAGGCGCTGGCAGAACCCGAGAGGCTGAGCGGGAGGAAGTTCGTGACCCTCTCGCCGATAGCCGTGACGACGAAGAGAGTTCAGCTGGGAAAGCCGAGGAGCTATGACCTGGGGCCAGATGAGCCGGAATTCTACGAACTGATACGCGAGAACCTGCGGGAGAAGTACCTCGCGATATACGCCGAGAGGCCGCCGGAAGAGTTCGAGATGAAGGTGCTCAACGCCAAGCCCAAGCGCTTCGAGGTGAAGCCCGGCATCTTTCAGGTTGCCTGGCACCTCGTGTTCCGCGCAAAGGGCGATGAGGGGCTCCTGAGAGCTGGTTACATGGCCGGCTTCGGGGAGAAGAACTCGATCGGCTTCGGGATGGTGAAGGTTGATGGGAGAAAAGAGAGGGTGAAAAGGCGCTGGAAGGGAGGTGAAGGAAATCGGGAGGGAAAGACCACTTGA
- the cas8a1 gene encoding type I-B CRISPR-associated protein Cas8b1/Cst1, with translation MLLISRKNSPEELTEEDIEKAVDFAAKLYARKEWSSGYIHAMMLPNSGILMANPSMSKKRTPEAIAQNLKDLLKEPEDPNAPICEICGRRHSRPKPVYRSDFPLVGTGGVPNYFPSAKDGLNVCSHCLFLVQFLPLVAYKVGRRVLVMHTYPYELMLELHGEALNDVRKNFLASNARDFKRPENFLFHLLGELTRKTERDDLWVNASITLYYFVVNNKSPDITIIHVPTPVLRFIAHASREDPTGWKRIVAMGWRKRPSEEEFEKYERSYANEVYARLLAEESILPYFIDVKNRRANAKWSLLSFYCSEVLGLDKEALEFIKDVGDRIVETLEKLPDNQLSRRVRELERAEKLYQFEAFFVNLEKLRQRLGIEKPLMTFDEFATVLTSYGEDLNVSWRTVKHLLLFRVYERLHDRLMKASEEVEEVGEAEEEVEDVGIYGLGEVEE, from the coding sequence CTGCTCCTCATTAGCAGAAAGAACTCGCCCGAAGAGCTCACCGAGGAAGACATAGAAAAGGCGGTGGATTTCGCCGCAAAGCTCTACGCGCGGAAAGAATGGAGCTCTGGCTATATTCACGCGATGATGCTTCCGAACAGCGGAATCCTCATGGCCAACCCAAGCATGTCAAAGAAGAGAACCCCCGAGGCGATAGCCCAAAATCTGAAAGACCTCCTGAAAGAGCCTGAAGACCCGAACGCGCCAATCTGCGAAATCTGCGGTAGGAGACACTCCCGTCCAAAGCCAGTTTACCGCTCCGACTTTCCCCTGGTCGGCACCGGTGGGGTTCCCAACTACTTCCCTTCCGCCAAGGACGGTCTCAACGTCTGCTCCCACTGTCTCTTCCTCGTCCAGTTCCTTCCGCTGGTCGCCTACAAGGTGGGGAGAAGGGTCCTCGTGATGCACACCTACCCCTACGAGCTGATGCTCGAACTTCACGGCGAGGCGTTAAACGACGTCAGGAAGAACTTCCTCGCCTCGAACGCGAGGGACTTCAAGAGGCCGGAGAACTTTCTGTTCCACCTCCTTGGAGAGCTGACGAGAAAGACGGAGCGCGACGACCTCTGGGTCAATGCATCAATAACGCTCTACTATTTCGTTGTCAATAACAAAAGCCCAGACATTACGATAATCCACGTTCCAACGCCCGTTCTTCGTTTCATTGCCCACGCAAGCAGGGAGGACCCCACGGGCTGGAAGAGGATTGTCGCGATGGGCTGGCGGAAACGGCCAAGTGAAGAGGAGTTTGAGAAGTACGAGAGGAGCTACGCCAACGAGGTTTACGCCAGGCTCTTGGCCGAGGAAAGCATCTTGCCATACTTCATCGACGTGAAAAACCGCCGTGCGAATGCGAAATGGTCGCTTTTGTCTTTCTACTGCTCGGAGGTGTTGGGTTTGGATAAGGAAGCCCTGGAGTTTATTAAAGACGTCGGCGATAGGATTGTCGAAACGCTGGAGAAGCTTCCGGACAACCAGCTTTCAAGGCGCGTCAGGGAGCTGGAGAGGGCGGAAAAGCTCTACCAGTTCGAGGCCTTCTTCGTGAACCTTGAAAAACTCCGCCAGAGACTCGGAATAGAGAAGCCCCTGATGACCTTCGACGAGTTCGCGACGGTTCTCACCTCCTACGGGGAAGACCTGAACGTCTCGTGGAGGACGGTAAAGCATCTGCTTCTCTTCAGGGTCTATGAAAGGCTCCACGACCGCCTGATGAAGGCCTCCGAAGAGGTCGAGGAAGTTGGAGAAGCCGAAGAGGAGGTTGAAGACGTTGGGATTTACGGTCTTGGGGAGGTGGAAGAATGA
- the cas7i gene encoding type I-B CRISPR-associated protein Cas7/Cst2/DevR, whose product MRFATGMVLIDAPHSALNMLGIDESLADRNVTRVKTFRRGGKRYPYVSPQAWRYWWRFTLKEYFNWELSPLYREQKQVFTAANPLKYPDDDVFGYMRAFKKGGVNVTVTRVSPLKNTPLISILPDRSSVTVDEGYASRHEGDPVPYSQEFYSTVFKGAFSLDLDSVGRFTIISKAGFKNLLTWDDVPKDKKGNPKKGTEEVVNEIKEMERIAEELGVEKRDKEWVMPPDIRKKRVTEAIKALRLLTGGAKQSQYHTDVTPKFVLLLNVDAGINPLISDLVFEERGEIRFDAEALAKRLKDLKEVIPEGAKLYIGYDSGFVRSLGWDVNEIAETIKKAGIEVFTGTVGEAIEEFAKEIEAYYG is encoded by the coding sequence ATGAGGTTTGCAACCGGAATGGTGCTGATTGACGCGCCGCACTCTGCCTTGAACATGCTCGGAATCGATGAGAGCCTCGCCGACAGGAACGTCACGAGGGTTAAGACCTTCAGAAGGGGAGGAAAGCGCTACCCCTACGTCTCGCCACAGGCCTGGCGCTACTGGTGGCGCTTTACACTCAAAGAGTACTTCAACTGGGAGCTCTCCCCGCTCTACCGCGAGCAGAAGCAGGTCTTCACCGCGGCGAATCCGCTCAAGTACCCTGACGACGACGTTTTCGGTTACATGAGGGCCTTCAAGAAAGGTGGAGTCAACGTCACCGTCACGAGGGTCTCTCCCCTCAAGAACACGCCTCTGATTTCAATACTCCCCGATAGAAGCTCCGTGACGGTTGACGAGGGCTATGCATCAAGGCACGAGGGAGACCCAGTTCCCTACAGCCAGGAGTTCTACTCGACGGTTTTCAAGGGGGCCTTTTCGCTCGACCTCGACTCCGTTGGGAGGTTCACAATAATCAGCAAGGCCGGCTTCAAGAACCTCCTCACGTGGGACGACGTTCCAAAGGACAAGAAGGGCAACCCCAAAAAGGGCACGGAGGAGGTTGTCAATGAAATCAAAGAGATGGAGCGCATAGCGGAGGAACTCGGCGTCGAGAAGAGGGACAAGGAGTGGGTTATGCCTCCAGACATCAGGAAGAAGCGCGTCACCGAGGCAATTAAGGCCCTTCGCCTCCTAACTGGAGGGGCCAAGCAGAGCCAGTACCACACAGACGTAACCCCAAAGTTCGTCCTGCTCCTCAACGTAGATGCCGGCATAAATCCACTCATAAGCGACCTCGTCTTCGAGGAGAGGGGCGAAATCCGCTTCGATGCCGAGGCCCTTGCAAAGAGGCTTAAGGATCTCAAGGAGGTAATCCCTGAGGGTGCGAAGCTCTACATTGGCTACGACTCTGGTTTCGTCCGCTCCCTCGGCTGGGACGTTAATGAAATCGCCGAGACGATAAAGAAAGCGGGCATCGAGGTCTTCACGGGCACCGTCGGAGAGGCGATAGAGGAGTTCGCCAAGGAAATTGAAGCCTACTACGGGTGA
- the cas5b gene encoding type I-B CRISPR-associated protein Cas5b, whose protein sequence is MIRVKLRAWTASFRYPTFQSGHQPTLPVPPPSTIQGILSAAKGEPVYLTELPYVGYIFRSEGKGLDLEKIYALGKVETDIMRREFLYNAELYLYLPDEWAEQFRRPRYQLLLGRSSDVATVEEIKEVRLKEREAPVGGTVLPLNLGVSGVVHALVVEYDYSVTPRKARLVRPFVVLPFPRGKAPRLKLPYDEELGVGVYLHRWRE, encoded by the coding sequence ATGATACGGGTCAAACTGAGGGCGTGGACTGCTTCCTTCCGTTATCCCACTTTTCAATCGGGCCACCAGCCGACGCTACCCGTTCCTCCGCCATCAACGATTCAGGGAATCCTCTCCGCGGCGAAGGGTGAGCCAGTATACCTAACCGAGCTTCCCTACGTCGGCTACATCTTTAGAAGCGAGGGCAAGGGCCTCGACCTTGAAAAAATCTACGCCCTCGGGAAGGTCGAGACTGACATAATGAGGCGCGAGTTCCTCTACAACGCCGAGCTTTATCTCTATCTTCCTGACGAATGGGCAGAACAATTCAGAAGGCCAAGGTACCAGCTTCTCCTTGGCCGTTCGAGCGACGTGGCGACGGTTGAGGAAATAAAGGAGGTTCGCCTTAAGGAAAGGGAAGCCCCCGTCGGCGGAACGGTACTCCCCTTAAACCTTGGAGTTTCAGGAGTAGTTCACGCCCTCGTCGTCGAGTACGACTATTCGGTAACGCCAAGGAAGGCGAGGCTCGTCAGGCCCTTTGTCGTCCTTCCGTTCCCGAGGGGCAAAGCACCGAGGTTGAAACTTCCCTACGACGAGGAACTCGGAGTCGGCGTCTATCTCCACAGGTGGCGCGAATGA